The nucleotide window catttcaggTGAATTTGACTaacttttagttgcctttttgcagtgtattataGCATATTATGAGGTTTCCAGTCCTTTAAACACCTCTGCTGAACAGGAGACCTCCAGTCAAGGCTGAGAGGTTTCAACGGTTTGTCCTTCTAACCAAAAAAGGCAGCCATGAGGCTTTCAACCCTCACCCATGCTGGTCAACGCCTCCTCGAGGTCCTGCCGATATTGGAGCTTCATCTTGGGCAAGTTGACTAGCATGGATTTTTCTTGAGGTAGACGACTGTAGAGGTCAGAGATGTTTAGTCTGGGGAGCACGGACGACACGTTTCCTCTGGGAAGGACGACTAGGAAGCTGGTGTTTCCTTTGAAGGGAAAGCTGCCAACCTGGTGAGACACAGAGACTCTTTCTGATTTTGTTTGGATCTTTTTCACAGAATCAGATTTGAGTGAAATCCAAGGTTCTTCGTGGCTAAAGGGGGTTACCTGTGCCTGCAGCTCAGGGTCGTCCATCAGGCGTAGAGGATAATGGACAGACTTCATCATGTCCACTAAAACTGAATTCTGGCTGTCGAGGTAAAACGCTCTCTTTGAGGTCTCCTGGGGGTCAAACTGGGTCTTCCATTCACCTGACAATCAAACATGGAGgaacttaaaaaacaaagtttgaatTAAGATCAAGTTGCAGAACGATCCCTAACttggttctttcttgtttttcttaaagctgcagtagggaactctaatataaatgtatttttaagttATTAGTATTTgataaaactgtcactatgtcctgacagtaaaatatgagacatcTAGCCGTACTGGCGCCtcagtggtcctactgccatCTGCAGAAAACCAAAGCTCCCGCTCAGaaccaaccaatcagagccaggaggaatgtctgcctctgattggttgttagcagtgtcaGTCACTCTTGTGTATGGACGGTTGTTTGGTGGAATGGTTCACCTTTGAAGTAAACCCCATTGAGGAGCATTAACACCACGTCGTGGGGAATGCTTTCCAGGAAGTTGGGGATGTGGCCCTGGGTGACGTTCTCCACCCACTGGTTGACCTCGTCCACAGAGACCAGAGGGAAAGGCCGGGACCGGTACCTGGAAGGGACAACAGTCACCACAAGATTGTCCATGTTTGTAAATGTAACAAAGACTCTGTTTGCTGTTAAGGACATTTAAGGATAGATGAGGTTTGGAGCAGGCAACCGAGAACATGAGCGTCTGTTTACGGTAATAAGGACGGACTGAAAACGTAATACTTCCCAGGGCATCAAACCAGACATCACAATGACTGGTGTGACATATAATGTCTGATGAACAGGATATATTTACTGGCACAGACTGATCCAGTTTGTCTAATCCTTGAAAAATACCCCCACACAGGAGCAGGACAGCGTTGGTATTAAGGTGGTCTGGGTTTGTTTCCCCATACCTGGCCAGAGATTCCTCGACAAACGACAACTTCACGTCAAATCCTGAGGTGAggaacaggaaagaaaaacacaaaagtcaGAACGTGTGAGACTTCTGCTGACACGGCAGTCCAGCTTGTAAAGGTCGTTCACCTGGCCGCAGGTACATGCGTGCCGCCACCTCCAGAGACGTGTGGCTGAAATGCAGCAGAAGGCTTCCCAGGACATGATGGAAGCAGGGCAGCTTGTGGGCATCAAGGCTCTGCAGGAGAAGAGTCTCTGTTTCGTTGCGGGAACCTTGAAGGGAAATGAAGCATGTTAGCATGTTAGCAACATAATCCAGTTTAAATCTGATGAAATCATTGATGAATGTGGAAAATCAAGCTGATGAACCCAGGGTGAGGTGAGCGAGGGCGAACGCCAGGCTGAGGGGGGAGAGGATGACGTTGGGCTGCTGCGGGCTGATGGGAAGCTTCTCCAGGATCTTCAGCCCCAGCTGCTCTATGGCGCCCCCTATCACCCTGTGTTCCTCATGGCTGAATGTTCTCCCACAGTTCCTGACATGTTCCTCCTCTGCTTCATCTGTGACTAACGGAGCTGCTGTGGCGGTCTCCTCCTGAACAAACATTCACAGACGGTTCAGACACACGGACCAGCAGAAGTTAACCAGACAAAGGTCCTGAGATGGAGAGTCTCCTTACTGTCAGCCCCGGGCGGCtcagacacagcagcagcagaacaagaCGCAGCTTCATTTCCAGCGGGCCAGCCTGAAAACAGAGACACCAGCCTGGGTCAACGCGGTTCTGACGGTTCTGACCACAGCAGCCGGGGAAACTAACATGTTCATCAGACTAGCTGCTGCTTCACAGGTCCGGATATCATAAAAACTCTTTATTTAGGTGATCCACAACGTCAAACTCGTACAGATCCGTTCACTGAAggctttatttctgttgattctGCTGATTCGGACTTTCAGAAAATTCTGATCCTCATAAAATCAGAacaatacaaaacattttaaatccatGAATTCAGGCATACTGATGAGTATAAGCATGTCCTGTTCAGTACAGATGAAGTCCAGTGAGCGGTTCTGTCTCGTCCAGGATGTGTGGTCATGGCAGGAAGTGACGTAGCGCGCTCATCCCTGACGTCTCAGCGAGTTCTTACAGTAAATCCTCCAACCAGCTGGTCGCTCCACGGCCTTCAGGTCGGGTCGTCCACCTCAGCATGGTCCACTCGGCGTCTCAGAGGCGTAACAAAGGCTGGTTGAGTTCAACCCCCCCCCATGCCGTCTTGTCAGACTGGCTCACCCAGTCTGACAAAACCCAGACTGGGTGAGAATATGTCTAAATCTGACCTTAAGAATTTTATGAAAGAGGCAGTTTGAGAAAACTGAATCAGGAGCAAATGGACTTCTTGTAATTCTTGATGATGTTTCCACCTGGGGAGTAGCCAGGTATCTGAGCTCCTGGGTTTAATTCATACGCAGAAGTATTAATTGTGTATGATTGTGTATTTTAATCAGGCGTTCCCACTATCTATCTAAaaactcccctggatgttatggcgAGATGGCCCAGAactatctcaaactgtatcctttaaataggataaagtgtgaTATATGTGTTTTCCTCTCCCTTCCTAGTGTGGCCTCTATCTgtccacagagtaatggcagcgccctgtgggcaccgtgtaggcggttcctctgcagcatggcctcagtaaatcatcTCCCCCTGAAATCTTTgttatggcggttgtactgaaacattAATTTCACTCTGGcattattaaaatatgtctgattctgatctgattCTGAGAATCGCTGTGCGGCTCCTGCCTCTGCATGTTATCGCTACTTCAGGACTGGTTTGTGTGACAGCTGGAGCTCATGTCCTGGTTCTGAATGTGGAAGgttgaagctctgactccagctgtcGTCCACACCTTGTGAATCTCAACTCTTGAATGAATTAAACTTCGTAATCTACTCAAAGCTTGATTATCTCTGTTTATTGTGCGCTTTTTCtaccagtttttccttccactaaacttttcTTTCTCGTGCTTGGATACGGCACTCTGTGACCAACCTGCTTCTTTAGTAACGACTTTGTGTGGCTTCGCCTCCCTGTGGAGAGAACCGTCTGCTGGACCCGTCAGGTCAGCTGTCCTCTCCAGAACACGGGACAAGTAGAATCCTTCTTTATGTAATGTTCTGACTTTCTGAGAAACTGTATTTTGGTATTTCATTAGCTGGAAACCTTCACTATCATCGACATTAGCAGGACTAAACTCTTGATCAGGGTGTGCAACAAATTTATTCCCATGTGGGCAACAACTATGCACCAATGAGAACCGCCAGGTTAAATGTTTTGGGTCCACACAACAGTCCACCctaatttattctttaaaacTCTCTTGTGTAATATATTAGATTTTAGCAACCAGGGTGTTTCCAAACATCCTGTTTTCACCAAGCTGTTTATCAAACTCAGCCACAGCATTTAGAACCACTGATTGTGTAAATACCCATTTTGTCCCCAGCCTAGCTGAGCGGGTCCAGGTTGGAACCAGTGGGTGGTTCAGCTGTGGCTGCAGTGTTTACCAGGAGACTAAAGGTTACTGTTTCAGAGCATTTTTGGCTGAACTGTAATAGGCTGAATAAACACAGAACTGAGCacgaacacacaaacacttaatAACAGTTAAGGTTCGCCTCAACAATCAGAATCTGCCCTTAGAGATCCGTGCATATTCTGCTTGACTAAATTTATAACACTCTCCATTAATATTTAGAAACAAGACTTTAATAGCACAACTAATTTCTCCCCAAACAACAAACCAGACAAAGTTCTGATGAAATTAGAGCAGATCCAAACTCACCTGGACGTTGCTtgaaacagtgaaaaacagAGCGTAATGAAAGTAAATCCAGATGTGGTCAAGCTTGTGCAGGCAGTGGACCCAACTGCGTGGACCCAACAACTGCCATCCCCATGTTAGTGGGTTAATAATCAACCCTGAGCGGATTGTAGCTGAGCCTCTCTCTGCTATACGTTAAAATCAAAGGAACAGTGTAAAGTTAAAATGCTGCTTTATGGTCCAAATCATCTTAAGGGAGAAAACGGATCTAATTAAATTCAGCCATTTATTCTCAAAATACTATCTTTGTTGTTGCAAATCTTTTATAGAGCAGTCAGTCAGAATACAATCTGAACTCTTCTGGTTTGATAACTTTAGCTGAATTTAGCATAACAGGAACCCTCAGGATGTATAAACTGCTCATCAGTAACACAGAATGCCTCAGAGTGGAAAATATatccataaataaaactaaagctaaaataaataacagcatGTTTAATGAAAGTAGGCAACGCTATGTTTATATTGGTAGGAAAAGATAAGCGTTAAAATCAGAAACGTTCAGtaaatttcaacaattttgatTAAAAGCATAACTACAATAAACATATTAGCAAAGGTCTGAACTTGATTCTGAAAGACagaacaaataatgttttaaaagaacCTCACAGATCGGAGCAACCAGAACTGGAACCAGGTCTCACCCAACGTACCTGTCCCAGTTAGTCAGAACTGGTCGTTAGCCTGCATAGCAACCAGGCTAACTACCCGTACACACTGGTTATCTGTTTCCCTGCATATCTTGTGTTCAAACAAtaacatttaacatatttatttaacattgtgTGTCAAATTTAATGatacaaactgtaaaaaaaaatacgtttttACACTCAGTATGTTTAAAGGCCTATGTACAGCAGACATACTGTGTTGGAGAGATAACCACTGATCATCCAGCAGCATGGACCATGCTGGAAATCCAACCTTAGAGACAGTTTTCTGACTGAGAACTCAGAACCCCAAACTTCCATTAAAAGATGGAACGTACCATGTTCCAGCTTTACCAACGGGCTAAGCATGCTATGTAAGCTAAAACAAACAAGCTAAGCATGCTAGGTAAGCTATAGCAAACAAGCTAAGCATGCTATGTAAGCTAAAACAAACAAGCTAAGCATGCTAGGTAAGCTATAGCAAACAAGCTAAGCATGCTAGGTAAGCCAAAGCAAACAAGCTAATCATGCTATGTAAGCTAAAACAAACAAGCTAAGCTAAGCATGCTAGGTAAGCTAAAACAAACAAGCTAAGCTAAGCATGCTAGGTAAGCTAAAACATACAAGCTAAGCATGCTAGGTAAGCTATAGCAAacaatattcatttaaaaagtaaagcTAGGGTTAGGCATACCAGAGTTTTCTAAAACTTACATGAGCCTAAAATAATTAGCTAATGTcgcaaatttaaaaacagagagATAAAGTCAAGATATCAGTTCAGCTTGCCTAAAAATGCTAAGTTTGACCATTTCAACTATGGTAAAgacacaaaacacagaaaactcaCCAGAATTTAGAGCAAAGTGCGGATGAATCATCTGATAATGAAAGTAGCAACAAGTAGAGCAAAGCTCAGTTTACAGTTAAACATATTTCcatgattttaaaaactatatatttttaaaagttaactTGATTCAGGTTTGACAGCAAAactaaataacaaaaagaaTACACAGGAAAAgaacaaagataaaataaaggCTCCACAGATTCTCTTTATTTGTCCAGCAAAAGGAAAGTAATGGGTGATGTTGAGGTAAAAGTGGTTTATGTAACACATGAACTTTCTAAAACGTTTCCACTTAAGAAGATGAATGACCCCAGCGGGAGGAATGCCGTCACGGATCCCTCAGCAGACACAACCTTTTTTGCTCTTAGCTGTGCTCTGTTGGCGCACCATTGTGCTTTTCACATACATTCAGAGCACAGAGAGTGGGCGGATGTTTGTCCTGTTCTGACCGCCCTGTTCCAGCTAAACGCCCCCACAAAGCAGCTCTGTGACAAACAGCGTCCTCCTTCTGCAGTTCTCCGCTGCAATCGCTCAGGAAACCCCAAAACGCTGAAGAACATCAAACCAAAGCAATGCAGAGGAACCGGACGTCTGAAGAAAGGTGAAAATCTAGAGGAGCTGGACCACAGCAGCACAGACTGCTGACCTGAACATGAGCACCCTGAACTATTGAGCTTCTTCATGTTCAAATGAAAAGTCgacactgaaaacatttcagcagGAGAACCCAACAGCTAATTGCTTAGTTTTTATCTGCAGATCTTTTCCTCAAACATTCAGATTCAGTAAAGTCCACAACTCACGGCTTGCTGAGAATTAGTCAGAAATCAGAGGtttaaacatctaaaataaatgttctctGGTAACCCTCTTTAGATGAGCTAGATAGTAAAGTTTATTCAGAATTCTCTTCTCATAGATAAGAAATCACAAAGTTCTTCACACCACAGGAATAAAAGCAATGAGCGATTTAAAATTGAACGGGTAACCAGGCAGGCCCAACCGTGGACGTATTGAGGCTCTAACCCTGATCTGttcagattaaaccaaacaatATATCAGCAGCAGAACCGTGGAGCTCTGAAAATCTGGTCCATCCTTTGGTCCAACCCCCAGAGGCCTGGAGGTTCGACGTTCATCTGTTTAAACAGCGACATGCAACTATAAACCACCATCAGATGGTTCAGCAAGGTCTCCCAGAGGTGGACGAGTTCTGGTGTTAAACGTGGGACTCAGCCTCAGAACCAAAGACCTGGTGCAGATGCTGCTGAAGCTGGCAGACATTATTCCAGAGAAGCAGGTGCTGTATGAGctgggctgaaaggccactcagagaggaagaagccatcgTTCCAAAAGCAGCAGGAAAAGCCTGACTCAGCAAATGTCCACTGAGACAAAGACCTTAATGAttggagacatgtcctgtggtcCGAAACTAAAACATAAGAACAATTGATCCATTTGGAGAAATATTTATCAGAACACCATCCTAACTGTGAAGTacagaggtggcagcatcatgatgtggaagtttcctctgctgcaggagggactggtgcactacAGCATAGATGGAAAcactgaagcaacatctcaacCGTCCACCGCTGAAGAGCAAAGTCCATGTTCTGGAGTGTCCAGCACAAAGTTCTGATCTCAGTCCAGGATAACATTGGTGAGCGGAGCTGAAAGTTCTGACCCAGTTCCACCGGTTCTGTTGGGAGGAATGGGCCACAACTCCAGCAGAGCCAGAGGAACCCAGAACATCTGACCCAAGTCAGACAGGTTCAACAAATATTACAGAAATGTCTCAAAACATTTGAATTGgaagaacatttttttaaatctctcattattctgatatttagcaaataaaacCCATTTATTAATCCTTATGGAgataaaacaggaaaggttcAGTTGATTTAATGTCACACAGTGAGAAGGAAATAGTTCTGTCATTTAATAAAATTATCTAATAAACCTTTGGAAGAAATACAGAAACAAGCAATGATGATTTTAGCACTTAATGAATCCAAATACAAGAAGTTTAAAAGACCAAAATCTAAAACTTGTCTGCATGTTGTTGTTCTGTTAAAGTTCATGCTGCCACTTATGCACAAATATGCTGTGAAAAAGTGAAGGTGTGATAAACTTCTGCCTGAACTGCTCTTTATTGcatgcacttttattttgatgtttccGTTTGTTCTGCATTAATcctgactaaaaataaatgctgttaCCGGTGTGTGTCCACTAGGCGGCAGCAAAGGATAAACTGCAGTCAAATCAGTGTTTCTTCACCAGAGAATCTGAACTGGTGCTGAAAATCCTGGTCCAGTCGTTACGTCAGCATTCAGCCAATTAGTACAAGAGACGCATTCTGGCCCAAAAGTCCAGAAAATAATGACTGGAATCCATCATCACTGGGGCCCATGTATCTTTGCAGGGGGCCAAGCTCCCTGAAGGCTTTCAGCAGAGCTTGGAGACGGGTTCATCTCTTCACTTcaggttatttatttagtttttatatctctcttttgacttttattttatttcatccagATATTATTTGTTCCTTATAAAAggaacatagaaagtactcctgggtcaatgtgagcttctgagctttctgtgtctctgctctgtcttctctaacatagaaagtactcctgggtcaatgtgagcttctgagctttctgtgtctctgctctgtcttctctaacatagaaagtactcctgggtcaatgtgagcttctgagctttctatgtctctgctctgtcttctctaccatagaaagtactcctgggtcaatgtgagcttctgagctttctgtgtctctgctctgtcttctctaagccccagtgggtggaggcagatgagcgttcacactgagcctggttctggttctgctggaggttctcctccctgttaaaggggagttttcctctccactgtcgcttcatgcatgctcagtatgagggattgctgcaaagccatcaacaatgcagacgactgtccactgtggctctacgctctttcaggaggagtgaatgctgcatggagagacttgatgcaacctgctgggtttccttagagaggaaactttctcaccaacctggaggatctgatggaagctgactttggaaagagacatGAGGTGATGTGGTGGAAATTggagctatatgaataaaatatatttgaatcgaattgaattgaaagcatctttaaatcttattttagtTAGTGTGTGGCGTTAACTTGTCCGCTCCAGGGGGTTTTGGTCGTGTTTATTcatctttaaaaggtttaaggaTGTAGAAAAGGTAAACCCATGAGAGGAGCTGATTAATCCTCCATGTGAATCTTTGCATCTTAACATTTCTCATAAACTGGAGGTATGGAGTAAACATGTTgcttaatgtaatattttacttatttgactggatcttttttattaaaatcatttCATAATCCCAGAACAAAAGTATCAGTTAAGATCTAAAAACCTCAACTTACAGGTGTTCGTATAAGTATCCTGGACACATTGTGTGTATacagttttttatatatgtgccttttttattagttaatattattaataCTGAAAGGTTTTACTTCAGAGGAAAGTGGAACAGATGTCATATTCTTTGTTTCTGTCACAGATGTAGCGTTAAAGCTGATTCTCATTCAAACTGAGACCAAATTAGCTTTTTActatttaatgaaataatttgcCAGATAATGAGTCGTCCAGACTGAAAAATATTTCCCCTAAAACGACGAGTTCATTTCACAGCCGCTATGGGTTCAGCTCCTGTTAAAACATCCGATGATGAGGCAACAGCAGAACttctcagcagaacctccaggcAGAACCTCCCAGCTGGAGCTGCTGAACTTTgaggagaggagcagcagatgagccaatcagagcaggaaGATCAAACATGACGCCAGCAGGTCCGATTTCCACCGCTGTTTgttctggtctgtgtgtgtgtgtgtgtgtgtgtgtgtgtgtgtgtgtgtgtgtgtgtgtgtgtgtgtgtgtgtgtgcgctctgACACACATAAGGTTAATATTTAGAGCCGCCGGCTGTGA belongs to Fundulus heteroclitus isolate FHET01 chromosome 11, MU-UCD_Fhet_4.1, whole genome shotgun sequence and includes:
- the serpinf2a gene encoding alpha-2-antiplasmin is translated as MKLRLVLLLLCLSRPGLTEETATAAPLVTDEAEEEHVRNCGRTFSHEEHRVIGGAIEQLGLKILEKLPISPQQPNVILSPLSLAFALAHLTLGSRNETETLLLQSLDAHKLPCFHHVLGSLLLHFSHTSLEVAARMYLRPGFDVKLSFVEESLARYRSRPFPLVSVDEVNQWVENVTQGHIPNFLESIPHDVVLMLLNGVYFKGEWKTQFDPQETSKRAFYLDSQNSVLVDMMKSVHYPLRLMDDPELQAQVGSFPFKGNTSFLVVLPRGNVSSVLPRLNISDLYSRLPQEKSMLVNLPKMKLQYRQDLEEALTSMGLGSLFSDPDLSGISDQPLRVSSVRHATTVELTEEGVEAAATTVVTAMRSISLFSVNSPFLFALVDDVSLAPLFLGIVTNPAPNNDPMPNDDPHSNSTMNDQPAAEAARKTELNAEHNRLPAEGSTPQSCSAPAGGKEQSQPAGEQDGSRQTQADEPCSKADSFVPA